One genomic segment of Microbacterium sp. ProA8 includes these proteins:
- a CDS encoding WhiB family transcriptional regulator, with protein sequence MDWRDKAACLTVDPELFFPVGNTGPAVDQIEKAKSVCARCTVTEICLQYALETGQDSGVWGGLSEDERRALKRRAARARRAS encoded by the coding sequence ATGGACTGGCGCGACAAGGCCGCCTGCCTGACCGTCGACCCCGAACTGTTCTTCCCCGTTGGGAACACCGGTCCGGCCGTCGATCAGATCGAGAAGGCCAAGTCGGTGTGTGCTCGATGCACAGTCACCGAGATCTGCCTGCAATACGCCCTCGAGACCGGACAGGACTCGGGCGTGTGGGGAGGCCTCTCCGAGGACGAGCGCCGCGCCCTGAAGCGCCGCGCCGCTCGCGCCCGCCGCGCCTCCTGA
- a CDS encoding histidine kinase: MSGRIAAVLVGLEGLGLTALTVREIVAIAAGDTGSIASAIALAVLTLVGAAAVLAFAVAIWRGQSWGRSGGIVTQLLILAVAFGAATGSFADPSTAWALAIPALIVLVLLVLAVRDAGRAARRQDGRETDGDAPSAASR; the protein is encoded by the coding sequence GTGTCCGGAAGGATCGCCGCGGTGCTGGTCGGGCTCGAGGGACTGGGCCTGACGGCGCTCACGGTGCGCGAGATCGTCGCGATCGCGGCGGGCGACACCGGCTCGATCGCGAGTGCGATCGCGCTCGCCGTGCTGACACTCGTGGGCGCCGCGGCCGTGCTCGCCTTCGCCGTGGCCATCTGGCGCGGCCAGTCGTGGGGTCGCTCCGGCGGCATCGTGACACAGCTGCTGATCCTGGCGGTCGCCTTCGGTGCCGCCACCGGCAGCTTCGCCGATCCGTCGACAGCTTGGGCGCTCGCCATCCCGGCGCTCATCGTGCTGGTGCTGCTCGTGCTGGCCGTGCGCGACGCCGGACGTGCAGCACGCCGGCAGGACGGCCGCGAGACCGACGGCGATGCGCCGAGTGCGGCATCCCGCTGA
- the bcp gene encoding thioredoxin-dependent thiol peroxidase: MTTTRLEPGSLAPAFTLVDQDERAVTLKDLRGGPVILFFYPEAMTPGCTKEACDFRDSLAPLQAAGYTILGISRDQPEKLRRFRERDRLTYDLLSDPDHKVHEKYAVWGEKVNYGKTFMGVIRSTFVIDEKGRIAHALYNVRATGHVARVRALLGV, translated from the coding sequence GTGACCACGACGCGCCTCGAACCCGGCTCCCTCGCCCCCGCCTTCACCCTCGTCGACCAGGATGAGCGGGCCGTGACGCTGAAGGACCTCCGGGGCGGGCCGGTGATCCTCTTCTTCTATCCCGAGGCGATGACGCCCGGCTGCACCAAGGAGGCCTGCGACTTCCGCGACAGCCTCGCTCCGCTGCAGGCGGCCGGCTACACGATCCTCGGCATCTCGCGCGACCAGCCCGAGAAGCTCCGGCGATTCCGCGAGCGCGACCGCCTGACCTACGACCTCCTCAGCGACCCCGACCACAAGGTGCACGAGAAGTACGCCGTCTGGGGCGAGAAGGTCAACTACGGCAAGACGTTCATGGGGGTCATCCGTTCCACCTTCGTGATCGATGAGAAGGGACGCATCGCACACGCGCTGTACAACGTGCGCGCGACCGGTCACGTGGCTCGCGTCCGCGCACTCCTCGGCGTCTGA
- the rsgA gene encoding ribosome small subunit-dependent GTPase A — MSWLDDLDDDDDSEFDEADIRVRPNPKANRPRTKRRPAHSDAQIARVLGVDRGRYTVLLDEDLPDERTVLAVRARELRKSPIVTGDRARVVGDATGDEGTLARIVGIEERTSLLRRSADDTDQVERVVVANADQMLVVVAAADPEPRPRLVDRYLVAALDAGIRPLLVVTKTDIADPAAFLSHFEGLDLVVFTSGRDEMPLGRIGAALEGHSTVFVGHSGVGKSTLVNALVPDARRATGHVNVVTGRGRHTSSSTVSLRYRGEGGNGWVIDTPGVRSFGLGHVDPANILRAFTDLAEVAEECPRGCTHLPDAPDCAIVEAVEEGRLGPGGPARLDSLQRLLETFAEKSHKTSS, encoded by the coding sequence ATGAGCTGGCTCGACGACCTCGACGACGACGACGATTCCGAGTTCGACGAGGCCGACATCCGGGTGCGACCCAACCCCAAGGCCAACCGCCCTCGCACGAAGCGGCGGCCGGCGCACAGCGACGCCCAGATCGCCCGCGTACTCGGCGTCGACCGCGGTCGCTACACGGTTCTCCTCGACGAGGACCTGCCCGATGAGCGGACCGTGCTCGCCGTCCGCGCGCGGGAGCTGCGCAAGAGCCCGATCGTCACGGGCGACCGTGCTCGCGTCGTGGGCGACGCCACGGGCGACGAGGGCACCCTCGCGCGCATCGTCGGCATCGAGGAGCGCACATCGCTGCTGCGGCGCAGCGCCGACGACACCGACCAGGTGGAGCGCGTCGTCGTCGCCAACGCCGACCAGATGCTCGTCGTGGTCGCCGCCGCAGACCCCGAACCCCGCCCGCGGCTCGTCGACCGCTACCTCGTGGCGGCGCTGGATGCCGGCATCCGTCCGCTTCTTGTCGTGACGAAGACCGACATCGCCGACCCCGCGGCGTTCCTCTCGCACTTCGAAGGGCTGGACCTCGTGGTGTTCACGAGCGGGCGCGACGAGATGCCCCTCGGGCGGATCGGCGCAGCGCTCGAGGGGCACTCGACCGTGTTCGTCGGGCACTCGGGCGTCGGCAAGTCGACGCTCGTCAACGCCCTCGTGCCGGACGCGCGACGCGCGACCGGACACGTCAACGTGGTGACCGGGCGCGGGCGTCACACCTCCAGCTCCACCGTGTCGCTGCGCTATCGGGGCGAGGGCGGCAACGGCTGGGTGATCGACACACCCGGGGTCCGCTCGTTCGGCCTCGGCCACGTCGATCCCGCCAACATCCTGCGCGCGTTCACCGACCTCGCCGAGGTCGCCGAGGAGTGCCCCCGCGGCTGCACGCACCTGCCGGACGCCCCCGACTGCGCCATCGTCGAGGCCGTCGAAGAGGGACGTCTCGGCCCCGGCGGGCCGGCACGCCTCGACTCCCTGCAGCGACTCCTCGAGACGTTCGCCGAGAAGTCGCACAAGACCAGCTCGTAG